One part of the Chryseobacterium mulctrae genome encodes these proteins:
- the nadB gene encoding L-aspartate oxidase yields the protein MIKADVLVIGSGISGLSYAIKVSEQFPDAKIIIVTKSDEDESNTKYAQGGLAVVTDSKNDNFEKHIEDTMRAGDGENKRDVVEMVVREAPARFNEIVEWGANFDKKNGEFALGREGGHTENRIVHHKDITGFEIERALLQTVKNSPNIEILDHHYVIDIITQHHVPGKELNEGEINCYGAYILDEKSKTIKKITSKITLVATGGAGHVYKNTTNPTIATGDGIAFVARAKGKVTNMQYYQFHPTALYSKIDGMLFLISEAVRGDGAKLRTKRGEKFMQKYDEREELASRDIVARAIDAEMKITGDEYVGLDCREMNQEKFLEHFPNIYKKCKSEGVDPFTQLIPVVPACHYLMGGIDVDKDGQSSLNNLFAVGECTNSGLHGANRLASNSLLEGLVFGHNAAMKTVELLKENNFNFDDLKAVPEWNEEGMKIIDEMVIVSYLRKQLQEMMSNLVGIVRSNNRLKMALQKHAEIAAAVDEIYHYSILSPQLSELRNLTTVAHLIITQSMEMTQNKGAFYNKDLVQA from the coding sequence ATGATAAAAGCGGATGTATTAGTGATTGGTTCCGGAATTTCCGGATTATCTTATGCCATAAAAGTTTCAGAACAATTCCCCGATGCCAAAATAATCATTGTAACAAAATCAGACGAGGACGAGAGCAATACCAAATATGCTCAAGGTGGTTTGGCGGTGGTTACCGATTCTAAAAATGATAATTTCGAAAAGCACATCGAAGATACCATGAGAGCCGGCGACGGCGAAAACAAACGTGATGTTGTAGAAATGGTGGTAAGAGAAGCTCCTGCAAGGTTTAATGAAATTGTAGAATGGGGTGCCAATTTTGATAAGAAAAATGGCGAATTTGCTTTAGGAAGAGAAGGAGGTCATACGGAAAACAGAATTGTACATCACAAAGATATTACTGGTTTTGAGATTGAAAGAGCTTTGCTTCAAACGGTTAAAAATAGCCCGAATATAGAAATTCTCGATCATCATTACGTAATCGATATCATTACGCAGCACCATGTTCCCGGAAAAGAATTAAATGAAGGTGAAATTAATTGTTATGGTGCCTATATTTTAGATGAAAAATCAAAAACAATAAAAAAAATTACTTCCAAGATTACGTTGGTTGCTACTGGTGGAGCAGGGCATGTTTATAAAAATACGACCAATCCTACCATTGCAACCGGAGACGGAATCGCTTTCGTTGCTCGTGCAAAAGGGAAAGTGACCAATATGCAATATTATCAGTTTCATCCGACTGCTTTGTATAGCAAAATCGATGGAATGTTGTTTTTAATTTCTGAGGCAGTTCGTGGTGACGGAGCAAAATTGAGGACCAAAAGAGGGGAGAAGTTTATGCAGAAGTATGATGAGAGGGAAGAATTGGCTTCTAGAGACATCGTTGCAAGAGCTATTGATGCCGAAATGAAAATCACAGGTGATGAATATGTTGGTCTCGATTGTCGTGAAATGAATCAGGAAAAATTTCTAGAACATTTCCCAAATATTTATAAAAAATGTAAAAGTGAAGGGGTTGATCCTTTCACTCAATTGATTCCTGTAGTTCCGGCATGTCATTACTTGATGGGTGGGATTGATGTTGATAAAGACGGACAATCTTCATTGAATAATTTATTCGCTGTCGGAGAATGCACCAATTCCGGACTTCATGGAGCAAACAGACTGGCTTCAAATTCTTTATTGGAAGGTTTGGTTTTTGGCCACAACGCAGCGATGAAAACGGTAGAATTATTAAAAGAAAATAATTTTAATTTTGATGATTTAAAAGCCGTTCCGGAATGGAATGAAGAAGGAATGAAAATCATTGACGAAATGGTGATTGTTTCTTACCTCAGAAAACAGCTTCAGGAAATGATGAGTAATCTGGTAGGAATTGTTAGAAGTAATAACAGGCTGAAAATGGCATTGCAGAAACATGCAGAAATTGCTGCTGCCGTTGACGAAATTTATCATTACTCTATCCTCTCGCCGCAACTTTCAGAATTAAGAAACCTTACAACAGTTGCACATCTGATTATCACCCAATCGATGGAAA